The Sesamum indicum cultivar Zhongzhi No. 13 linkage group LG1, S_indicum_v1.0, whole genome shotgun sequence genome includes a window with the following:
- the LOC105174993 gene encoding UPF0587 protein C1orf123 homolog translates to MVNYLLMITAELENLTDLQPQGGCDDPNFSYYFKLKCGNCGEVTQKETCVTLNETVPSAKGKGETHLSQKCKFCSREGTVSMITGRGRPLTHEQAEAGKYAPLMSFDCRGFEPVGFSFGSSWKAESLAGTKYNDIDLSGGEFAEYDEKGECPVMISNLRAKFDVVK, encoded by the exons ATGGTGAACTATTTGTTGATGATCACCGCGGAGCTGGAGAATCTCACCGACCTTCAGCCGCAAGGCGGTTGTGATGATCCTAACTTTTCCTACTATTTCAAA CTGAAATGTGGGAACTGTGGGGAGGTGACACAGAAAGAGACTTGTGTCACCTTGAATGAGACAGTTCCTTCTGCGAAAGGAAAAGGCGAGACTCATCTTTCTCAGAAG TGTAAGTTTTGTTCAAGGGAAGGAACTGTATCGATGATCACAGGCCGGGGCCGTCCTCTTACTCACGAACAGGCGGAAGCTGGAAAATATGCCCCTCTAATGTCATTTGACTGCAGAGGTTTTGAGCCTGTTGGTTTTTCATTTGGCAGCAGTTGGAAAGCTGAATCT CTTGCCGGGACGAAGTATAATGACATTGACTTGTCTGGAGGGGAATTTGCTGAATATGACGAGAAGGGGGAGTGCCCTGTCATGATCTCCAACCTCCGTGCCAAATTCGATGTGGTGAAGTAG
- the LOC105175076 gene encoding uncharacterized protein LOC105175076 isoform X1: MELTVVHMEDCKDPLVLNRAGQTRVLPQRLLQLLVLFLFLCFIFSAVSTHMIGYFGVYSAVNPIRPNLLPPDGEQLINLDQWINPPSTLMHNMSDKELFGRASAVPRLEKYPFKRVPKIAFMFLTKGPLPLAPLWERFFKGNEGRYSIYIHSLPSFEADFPSSSVFYKRQIPSQVAEWGEMSMCDAERRLLANALLDILNERFVLLSESCIPLYTFTMTYDYIMRSKFSFMGAFDQPGPHGRGRYNENMLPEVNITIWRKGSQWFEINRKLALYVVEDTKFYPKFNEFCQPACYPDEHYFPTMLTIKAANLLANRSITWVDWSRGGDHPAMFGGADITEEFMERVYGGHSCLYNDQPSSICYLFARKFSPSALEALLLLAPKFLGF, encoded by the exons ATGGAATTAACGGTTGTACACATGGAAGATTGTAAAGATCCTCTTGTGTTGAACAGGGCAGGGCAGACTAGGGTTTTGCCTCAAAGATTGCTTCAGTTGCTTGTACTTTTCTTATTCTTGTGTTTCATCTTCTCTGCAGTTAGTACCCATATGATTGGGTATTTTGGAGTTTACAGTGCAGTGAATCCGATAAGGCCTAATTTACTGCCCCCCGATGGAGAACAACTGATAAATTTAGACCAATGGATTAATCCACCATCCACTTTGATGCATAATATGAGTGACAAGGAGTTGTTTGGGAGGGCATCTGCTGTCCCCCGTTTGGAGAAGTATCCGTTTAAGAGGGTTCCAAAAATTGCATTCATGTTCTTGACTAAGGGACCATTGCCGCTTGCTCCTCTTTGGGAGAGGTTTTTCAAGGGGAACGAAGGCCGGTATTCGATCTACATTCATTCGTTGCCTTCTTTTGAAGCTGATTTCCCATCTTCTTCTGTTTTTTACAAGAGACAAATACCGAGTCAG GTGGCAGAATGGGGGGAAATGAGTATGTGTGATGCTGAGAGAAGACTACTGGCTAATGCCTTACTTGATATTTTGAATGAACGGTTCGTTCTGCTGTCCGAATCGTGCATTCCCCTCTACACCTTTACCATGACCTACGACTACATCATGAGATCCAAGTTTAGCTTCATGGGCGCATTTGACCAACCAGGCCCACATGGAAGAGGACGATACAACGAGAACATGTTGCCCGAGGTTAACATCACCATATGGCGCAAGGGATCTCAATGGTTCGAGATCAACAGAAAGCTCGCCCTCTATGTTGTTGAAGACACCAAATTCTACCCGAAATTTAATGAGTTCTGTCAACCGGCATGTTATCCAGACGAGCACTACTTTCCGACTATGCTGACTATTAAAGCCGCGAATCTCTTGGCAAATAGAAGCATAACGTGGGTGGACTGGTCGAGGGGCGGGGATCATCCAGCTATGTTTGGTGGTGCAGACATAACCGAGGAATTCATGGAGAGAGTCTATGGAGGTCATAGCTGCTTATACAATGATCAGCCTTCTTCTATTTGTTATCTGTTTGCTAGGAAGTTCTCTCCTAGTGCCTTGGAAGCTTTGCTGTTGCTAGCACCAAAGTTTCTAGGTTTTTAG
- the LOC105175076 gene encoding uncharacterized protein LOC105175076 isoform X2 → MKVSCSSVSTHMIGYFGVYSAVNPIRPNLLPPDGEQLINLDQWINPPSTLMHNMSDKELFGRASAVPRLEKYPFKRVPKIAFMFLTKGPLPLAPLWERFFKGNEGRYSIYIHSLPSFEADFPSSSVFYKRQIPSQVAEWGEMSMCDAERRLLANALLDILNERFVLLSESCIPLYTFTMTYDYIMRSKFSFMGAFDQPGPHGRGRYNENMLPEVNITIWRKGSQWFEINRKLALYVVEDTKFYPKFNEFCQPACYPDEHYFPTMLTIKAANLLANRSITWVDWSRGGDHPAMFGGADITEEFMERVYGGHSCLYNDQPSSICYLFARKFSPSALEALLLLAPKFLGF, encoded by the exons ATGAAAGTTTCATGCAGTTCAG TTAGTACCCATATGATTGGGTATTTTGGAGTTTACAGTGCAGTGAATCCGATAAGGCCTAATTTACTGCCCCCCGATGGAGAACAACTGATAAATTTAGACCAATGGATTAATCCACCATCCACTTTGATGCATAATATGAGTGACAAGGAGTTGTTTGGGAGGGCATCTGCTGTCCCCCGTTTGGAGAAGTATCCGTTTAAGAGGGTTCCAAAAATTGCATTCATGTTCTTGACTAAGGGACCATTGCCGCTTGCTCCTCTTTGGGAGAGGTTTTTCAAGGGGAACGAAGGCCGGTATTCGATCTACATTCATTCGTTGCCTTCTTTTGAAGCTGATTTCCCATCTTCTTCTGTTTTTTACAAGAGACAAATACCGAGTCAG GTGGCAGAATGGGGGGAAATGAGTATGTGTGATGCTGAGAGAAGACTACTGGCTAATGCCTTACTTGATATTTTGAATGAACGGTTCGTTCTGCTGTCCGAATCGTGCATTCCCCTCTACACCTTTACCATGACCTACGACTACATCATGAGATCCAAGTTTAGCTTCATGGGCGCATTTGACCAACCAGGCCCACATGGAAGAGGACGATACAACGAGAACATGTTGCCCGAGGTTAACATCACCATATGGCGCAAGGGATCTCAATGGTTCGAGATCAACAGAAAGCTCGCCCTCTATGTTGTTGAAGACACCAAATTCTACCCGAAATTTAATGAGTTCTGTCAACCGGCATGTTATCCAGACGAGCACTACTTTCCGACTATGCTGACTATTAAAGCCGCGAATCTCTTGGCAAATAGAAGCATAACGTGGGTGGACTGGTCGAGGGGCGGGGATCATCCAGCTATGTTTGGTGGTGCAGACATAACCGAGGAATTCATGGAGAGAGTCTATGGAGGTCATAGCTGCTTATACAATGATCAGCCTTCTTCTATTTGTTATCTGTTTGCTAGGAAGTTCTCTCCTAGTGCCTTGGAAGCTTTGCTGTTGCTAGCACCAAAGTTTCTAGGTTTTTAG
- the LOC105174857 gene encoding uncharacterized protein LOC105174857 isoform X1 translates to MSLLRMEFKWMIVLLLLFGTIFTIISSKIVVNDSFSSGQERATDLHKSHVIKSIQSEDGDIIDCIDIYKQPAFDHPALKDHKIQLRPSHDVKTENTSASKKMYVGRNIGSPVTVTTQTWHKSGSCPKGTIPIRRTQTNYGSKGQSDSNYARKTPVLLHNEKQANESKKLYLLQTNHSLAILHADGFAYMGAKGDIRVWNPKVELDDEYSTSQVALKSGPYYDYEAIEAGWAVNPKVYGDRKTRLFVYWTVDANQKTGCFDVTCPGFVQTSNEIALGAAIYPISKPTGLPYQITLYIHKVTKIQLIRNETFIKFSAYFVVFGFQDPATSNWWVQYGETINIGYWPHDLFALLKFHAQTVQWGGEVYSPRVGTHPHTSTAMGNGQFPDYVFGNSGSIKRMRVVENNMVLRLPQWVNGWSDEYDCYGIFYLSDYVEEPEFYFGGPGRNPVCP, encoded by the exons ATGAGTCTACTTAGAATGGAATTCAAATGGATGATTGTGCTGTTGTTGTTATTTGGAACTATTTTCACCATAATTAGCAGCAAGATTGTGGTTAATGACTCCTTCTCATCAGGACAGGAAAGGGCAACAGACCTTCACAAAAGTCATGTAATTAAGAGCATTCAG AGTGAAGATGGAGACATCATTGACTGCATAGATATCTACAAGCAGCCTGCCTTTGATCATCCTGCTCTAAAAGATCATAAAATCCAG TTGAGGCCCAGCCACGACGTGAAAACTGAAAACACCTCAGCCAGCAAGAAAATGTATGTTGGGAGAAACATCGGCTCCCCTGTGACTGTGACTACACAAACATGGCACAAAAGTGGAAGTTGTCCCAAAGGGACAATCCCTATCCGGAGAACACAAACAAATTATGGTTCCAAAGGGCAGTCAGACAGCAACTATGCGAGAAAAACGCCAGTGCTTTTGCATAACGAAAAGCAAGCAAACGAGAGCAAAAAGCTGTATCTTCTGCAGACGAACCACTCA ttgGCAATTTTGCATGCGGACGGGTTTGCTTACATGGGGGCGAAAGGAGATATAAGAGTCTGGAATCCTAAAGTCGAATTAGACGATGAGTATTCTACTTCTCAGGTGGCTCTCAAAAGCGGCCCTTACTATGATTATGAAGCGATTGAAGCCGGTTGGGCA GTAAATCCTAAAGTCTATGGAGACAGAAAGACTCGACTCTTCGTTTACTGGACA GTTGATGCTAACCAGAAAACGGGCTGCTTCGACGTAACCTGTCCAGGTTTTGTCCAAACGAGCAACGAGATAGCCCTCGGTGCTGCAATATATCCTATCTCAAAACCCACCGGACTACCATACCAAATAACTCTCTACATCCACAAAGTAACCAAAATTCAGCTTATACGAAACGAAAcgtttatcaaattttctgcTTATTTTGTCGTTTTTGGCTTTCAGGATCCAGCTACAAGCAACTGGTGGGTGCAATACGGCGAAACGATCAATATCGGATACTGGCCACACGATCTCTTCGCGCTGCTGAAATTTCACGCTCAGACGGTTCAATGGGGTGGTGAAGTTTACAGTCCAAGGGTAGGAACTCATCCTCATACGAGCACCGCTATGGGAAACGGGCAGTTTCCTGACTATGTGTTTGGGAATTCAGGGTCCATCAAGAGGATGAGAGTAGTGGAAAACAACATGGTTTTGAGGTTGCCACAGTGGGTTAATGGTTGGTCAGATGAGTATGATTGTTATGGTATTTTCTATCTCAGTGACTATGTTGAAGAGCCTGAGTTTTACTTTGGAGGGCCTGGTAGGAATCCCGTGTGCCCTTAG
- the LOC105175218 gene encoding probable serine/threonine-protein kinase DDB_G0282963 isoform X2 has protein sequence MERKNTHSTNRDGLLLRSESRSAATTSSDFVLQWGNRKRLRCMKVQVNNTDPNGSGPVQRATARVERRVVRSDLNNNSSKDPNSNQHNNINAVKSNGVGNGYLNFRHRPASPSHRILRNSESSIGMRGHSNGVRGLASPDRGDRKGTATGNNNNTHHHNNKINNSNHHYNENHHGSGGAGGSGSSETAHDGGKKGGSQSGGDTIAAVWPPKFVLALTNKEKEEDFMAFKGSKLPQRPKKRAKFIQRTLNLVSPGAWLCDLTLERYEVREKKVTKKRPRGLKAMGNMDSDSE, from the exons ATGGAGAGGAAGAACACTCATTCCACCAATAGAGACGGATTGTTATTGAGATCCGAGTCCAGGTCAGCCGCCACGACGTCGTCTGACTTCGTGTTGCAGTGGGGGAACCGTAAAAGGTTACGCTGCATGAAGGTCCAGGTGAATAATACTGACCCGAACGGTTCGGGCCCGGTTCAGCGGGCAACGGCCCGGGTAGAACGGCGGGTCGTTAGGTCGGATCTAAACAATAATAGTAGCAAGGATCCCAACTCAAATCAGCATAACAATATTAATGCTGTTAAGAGCAACGGTGTCGGTAATGGTTATTTGAACTTCCGTCACCGTCCGGCTTCTCCGTCTCATCGAATTTTGAG gAATTCAGAGAGTTCAATTGGTATGAGGGGGCATAGCAACGGAGTGAGGGGATTGGCCTCCCCTGATAGAGGTGACAGGAAAGGCACTGCTActggtaataataataacaccCACCACCATAATAACAAGATCAACAATAGTAATCATCATTATAATGAGAACCACCACGGCAGCGGCGGAGCAGGTGGTTCTGGGTCATCGGAAACAGCCCACGATGGCGGCAAAAAAGGCGGGTCGCAGTCCGGTGGAGACACAATTGCTGCCGTTTGGCCGCCAAAGTTTGTACTGGCCTTGACAAACAAGGAGAAAGAAGAGGATTTTATGGCATTTAAAGGGTCCAAGCTCCCTCAAAGACCCAAGAAACGGGCCAAGTTTATTCAGCGGACACTCAAT TTAGTGAGTCCTGGTGCATGGCTATGCGATTTAACCCTTGAACGCTACGAGGTACGAGAGAAGAAGGTCACGAAGAAG AGACCAAGAGGGTTGAAGGCTATGGGAAATATGGACTCAGACTCGGAGTAG
- the LOC105175218 gene encoding probable serine/threonine-protein kinase DDB_G0282963 isoform X1, which translates to MERKNTHSTNRDGLLLRSESRSAATTSSDFVLQWGNRKRLRCMKVQVNNTDPNGSGPVQRATARVERRVVRSDLNNNSSKDPNSNQHNNINAVKSNGVGNGYLNFRHRPASPSHRILRNSESSIGMRGHSNGVRGLASPDRGDRKGTATGNNNNTHHHNNKINNSNHHYNENHHGSGGAGGSGSSETAHDGGKKGGSQSGGDTIAAVWPPKFVLALTNKEKEEDFMAFKGSKLPQRPKKRAKFIQRTLNQLVSPGAWLCDLTLERYEVREKKVTKKRPRGLKAMGNMDSDSE; encoded by the exons ATGGAGAGGAAGAACACTCATTCCACCAATAGAGACGGATTGTTATTGAGATCCGAGTCCAGGTCAGCCGCCACGACGTCGTCTGACTTCGTGTTGCAGTGGGGGAACCGTAAAAGGTTACGCTGCATGAAGGTCCAGGTGAATAATACTGACCCGAACGGTTCGGGCCCGGTTCAGCGGGCAACGGCCCGGGTAGAACGGCGGGTCGTTAGGTCGGATCTAAACAATAATAGTAGCAAGGATCCCAACTCAAATCAGCATAACAATATTAATGCTGTTAAGAGCAACGGTGTCGGTAATGGTTATTTGAACTTCCGTCACCGTCCGGCTTCTCCGTCTCATCGAATTTTGAG gAATTCAGAGAGTTCAATTGGTATGAGGGGGCATAGCAACGGAGTGAGGGGATTGGCCTCCCCTGATAGAGGTGACAGGAAAGGCACTGCTActggtaataataataacaccCACCACCATAATAACAAGATCAACAATAGTAATCATCATTATAATGAGAACCACCACGGCAGCGGCGGAGCAGGTGGTTCTGGGTCATCGGAAACAGCCCACGATGGCGGCAAAAAAGGCGGGTCGCAGTCCGGTGGAGACACAATTGCTGCCGTTTGGCCGCCAAAGTTTGTACTGGCCTTGACAAACAAGGAGAAAGAAGAGGATTTTATGGCATTTAAAGGGTCCAAGCTCCCTCAAAGACCCAAGAAACGGGCCAAGTTTATTCAGCGGACACTCAAT CAGTTAGTGAGTCCTGGTGCATGGCTATGCGATTTAACCCTTGAACGCTACGAGGTACGAGAGAAGAAGGTCACGAAGAAG AGACCAAGAGGGTTGAAGGCTATGGGAAATATGGACTCAGACTCGGAGTAG
- the LOC105174857 gene encoding uncharacterized protein LOC105174857 isoform X3, which translates to MSLLRMEFKWMIVLLLLFGTIFTIISSKIVVNDSFSSGQERATDLHKSHVIKSIQSEDGDIIDCIDIYKQPAFDHPALKDHKIQLRPSHDVKTENTSASKKMYVGRNIGSPVTVTTQTWHKSGSCPKGTIPIRRTQTNYGSKGQSDSNYARKTPVLLHNEKQANESKKLYLLQTNHSLAILHADGFAYMGAKGDIRVWNPKVELDDEYSTSQVALKSGPYYDYEAIEAGWADPATSNWWVQYGETINIGYWPHDLFALLKFHAQTVQWGGEVYSPRVGTHPHTSTAMGNGQFPDYVFGNSGSIKRMRVVENNMVLRLPQWVNGWSDEYDCYGIFYLSDYVEEPEFYFGGPGRNPVCP; encoded by the exons ATGAGTCTACTTAGAATGGAATTCAAATGGATGATTGTGCTGTTGTTGTTATTTGGAACTATTTTCACCATAATTAGCAGCAAGATTGTGGTTAATGACTCCTTCTCATCAGGACAGGAAAGGGCAACAGACCTTCACAAAAGTCATGTAATTAAGAGCATTCAG AGTGAAGATGGAGACATCATTGACTGCATAGATATCTACAAGCAGCCTGCCTTTGATCATCCTGCTCTAAAAGATCATAAAATCCAG TTGAGGCCCAGCCACGACGTGAAAACTGAAAACACCTCAGCCAGCAAGAAAATGTATGTTGGGAGAAACATCGGCTCCCCTGTGACTGTGACTACACAAACATGGCACAAAAGTGGAAGTTGTCCCAAAGGGACAATCCCTATCCGGAGAACACAAACAAATTATGGTTCCAAAGGGCAGTCAGACAGCAACTATGCGAGAAAAACGCCAGTGCTTTTGCATAACGAAAAGCAAGCAAACGAGAGCAAAAAGCTGTATCTTCTGCAGACGAACCACTCA ttgGCAATTTTGCATGCGGACGGGTTTGCTTACATGGGGGCGAAAGGAGATATAAGAGTCTGGAATCCTAAAGTCGAATTAGACGATGAGTATTCTACTTCTCAGGTGGCTCTCAAAAGCGGCCCTTACTATGATTATGAAGCGATTGAAGCCGGTTGGGCA GATCCAGCTACAAGCAACTGGTGGGTGCAATACGGCGAAACGATCAATATCGGATACTGGCCACACGATCTCTTCGCGCTGCTGAAATTTCACGCTCAGACGGTTCAATGGGGTGGTGAAGTTTACAGTCCAAGGGTAGGAACTCATCCTCATACGAGCACCGCTATGGGAAACGGGCAGTTTCCTGACTATGTGTTTGGGAATTCAGGGTCCATCAAGAGGATGAGAGTAGTGGAAAACAACATGGTTTTGAGGTTGCCACAGTGGGTTAATGGTTGGTCAGATGAGTATGATTGTTATGGTATTTTCTATCTCAGTGACTATGTTGAAGAGCCTGAGTTTTACTTTGGAGGGCCTGGTAGGAATCCCGTGTGCCCTTAG
- the LOC105174857 gene encoding uncharacterized protein LOC105174857 isoform X2, producing the protein MSLLRMEFKWMIVLLLLFGTIFTIISSKIVVNDSFSSGQERATDLHKSHVIKSIQSEDGDIIDCIDIYKQPAFDHPALKDHKIQLRPSHDVKTENTSASKKMYVGRNIGSPVTVTTQTWHKSGSCPKGTIPIRRTQTNYGSKGQSDSNYARKTPVLLHNEKQANESKKLYLLQTNHSLAILHADGFAYMGAKGDIRVWNPKVELDDEYSTSQVALKSGPYYDYEAIEAGWAVNPKVYGDRKTRLFVYWTVDANQKTGCFDVTCPGFVQTSNEIALGAAIYPISKPTGLPYQITLYIHKDPATSNWWVQYGETINIGYWPHDLFALLKFHAQTVQWGGEVYSPRVGTHPHTSTAMGNGQFPDYVFGNSGSIKRMRVVENNMVLRLPQWVNGWSDEYDCYGIFYLSDYVEEPEFYFGGPGRNPVCP; encoded by the exons ATGAGTCTACTTAGAATGGAATTCAAATGGATGATTGTGCTGTTGTTGTTATTTGGAACTATTTTCACCATAATTAGCAGCAAGATTGTGGTTAATGACTCCTTCTCATCAGGACAGGAAAGGGCAACAGACCTTCACAAAAGTCATGTAATTAAGAGCATTCAG AGTGAAGATGGAGACATCATTGACTGCATAGATATCTACAAGCAGCCTGCCTTTGATCATCCTGCTCTAAAAGATCATAAAATCCAG TTGAGGCCCAGCCACGACGTGAAAACTGAAAACACCTCAGCCAGCAAGAAAATGTATGTTGGGAGAAACATCGGCTCCCCTGTGACTGTGACTACACAAACATGGCACAAAAGTGGAAGTTGTCCCAAAGGGACAATCCCTATCCGGAGAACACAAACAAATTATGGTTCCAAAGGGCAGTCAGACAGCAACTATGCGAGAAAAACGCCAGTGCTTTTGCATAACGAAAAGCAAGCAAACGAGAGCAAAAAGCTGTATCTTCTGCAGACGAACCACTCA ttgGCAATTTTGCATGCGGACGGGTTTGCTTACATGGGGGCGAAAGGAGATATAAGAGTCTGGAATCCTAAAGTCGAATTAGACGATGAGTATTCTACTTCTCAGGTGGCTCTCAAAAGCGGCCCTTACTATGATTATGAAGCGATTGAAGCCGGTTGGGCA GTAAATCCTAAAGTCTATGGAGACAGAAAGACTCGACTCTTCGTTTACTGGACA GTTGATGCTAACCAGAAAACGGGCTGCTTCGACGTAACCTGTCCAGGTTTTGTCCAAACGAGCAACGAGATAGCCCTCGGTGCTGCAATATATCCTATCTCAAAACCCACCGGACTACCATACCAAATAACTCTCTACATCCACAAA GATCCAGCTACAAGCAACTGGTGGGTGCAATACGGCGAAACGATCAATATCGGATACTGGCCACACGATCTCTTCGCGCTGCTGAAATTTCACGCTCAGACGGTTCAATGGGGTGGTGAAGTTTACAGTCCAAGGGTAGGAACTCATCCTCATACGAGCACCGCTATGGGAAACGGGCAGTTTCCTGACTATGTGTTTGGGAATTCAGGGTCCATCAAGAGGATGAGAGTAGTGGAAAACAACATGGTTTTGAGGTTGCCACAGTGGGTTAATGGTTGGTCAGATGAGTATGATTGTTATGGTATTTTCTATCTCAGTGACTATGTTGAAGAGCCTGAGTTTTACTTTGGAGGGCCTGGTAGGAATCCCGTGTGCCCTTAG